TTCTGTATGCATTTCAATAATAGATCTCTCCTCATCAGTCAGCTTGCCTGGTTTTCTTAAAATGCTATCGTCAATATTGATCTTGCCTATATCATGCAAGAGAGTCATTTCTTCCAGAAGTTCCAACTTATCCTGCGGCATCTTAAGTTTTTGGCCCACCTTTTTAACCAGCTCTGCTGCTCTTTTAGCATGGCCCCCCGTAGGCGGGTCTCTTTTTTCCTGAGCTTCAACAACAGCGTACAAGGTATCAACATTCGCCTTCTTGGTCTTCTTAAGCTGCATGACGTATCTACGCAATAATTCCACAAGCCCCCTATTTTTTTGTTCGAGGACCTTTGCGGTAGGCCCGTATTCTTCGCCAATCGCCTTCTCTCCTGACGTGATATCCGGTTCGAATTCGGTGCCATCAATTTCGGGATTATATCGGCATACCTTATTGGCCCCGATTTCCTCGGCCCTCTTTGCCGCGAGTCTAGCACTTTCTATAAGTTCATCGCCTGTTTTTGGAAACGACTTAAGACTTATGGTAGATACGCCAATGGCTATAACCGGCTTAAGATGTTCTTCCATTATGCCAAAGTTGGTATTTTTTATAGTGTCCTTTAAGCTGCCTGCGATGCCAAGAGCTTGTCCAGAATCTATCTTAGGCAAAAAGATGGCAAACTCGCCTAATTCAAGATATGAAGCAAAAGATTTTTTTATTTCTTTGGCTTTAGCCTTTAGTGACACCCCGATTTTTTTGTGCATACTTTCACTTTTCTCAAAGTCTAGGTCTGAACTTATCCGTTCAATATTAACTATTTTGATTGCTAAAAGCGAGCTTTTAGGCTTAAACGGCCCTTCTTCTACCGCAGCGTTAATCGCAGGCAGAAAATACCAATAGTTATACAAGGATGTTAAGGAGTCCATATTAGCTAATGCGTTGATTTTATCCGTCACTAAACGCTCTACTTGATTTCTATAAAGCGTCATGGCAAAAAATAGCGTCGGCAGTAATACGAGAACATCGAACGGCTGCCAAACTATGCCGTATTTCATGAATAAGGAAAATACAACGCCAAGAAAAACTCCAATAACTACTAAGAGCGACAATAACCCCTTCAAGGCATCTTCAATGTGGTAAAACAATATGAAGCACAAAATATACAATAGGGCAACAACGCTGAAAGCCAATGCCGGATTTACCTCTTTTACATGATTAGATGAGATTATCGAATTGAGCACATTCGCTATTACCAGGCCGCCTGCCCTGTATCCAAAAGGCGTCTGGTGAATATCATGGAAACTTTTCCCGGTATCGCATACTAGGACAAGTTTTCCTTTAAAAGTTTTTGCCGGGAAATCTCCTTCTAAAACTTTCCATATCGGAATGTTTTTTATATCATTGAAATCGCTCACATAATTTATAAGCATGCGGTTTTTGTCGTCAACCGGCAAATTAACATCCCTGTATTTGGATTTAAACGTAACAACACGGCCCCCGTTTGTAAATGTGTCATACGGCACATCCATATAACGCAGGGCGGATTTGACTTCAAACGCGATATTTACCGGGTTTTTGTCATTATAGACAAGCGAATATATTTTAAGGCGCCTGATTAAACCGTCAGGATCCGTCACGGCCCCTGTAGCACCGTACGCTGCGCTTGCTTCGGCAAACATATTTTCAGGACCAAAATAGAGCCTCTCTCCTTCTTCCTTTCCGTAAAAGGCAAGCAACACGACATTGCCGCATCTTTTTATTGTATCCGCGAATTTTTGATCGATTTCGGTATTGCCCCAGCTTACACCGCTTTGACCGAAAAGATTAATATCAAGCACTATGACTTTAGGACCATCCTGATTAATCTTATCCAGGAGTTCGGTGAAAATTTCCCTGCTCCATGGGCGGCTTATTTTAAGGTTATAATACGAAGTTTCGTCAATGGCAACCATGACGATGTCTTTGGGCGGAAGTTTATCCTTTGCGCGGCTTTGACAATCTTGGTGCCTCAACTGGAAAAGATAGTCGGATGACTTAAGGCGCCCGCTTCTTATGATAGGAGAGTATATAAATATTCTGAAATATGCGGTAAAAAGTACAACGCCGATAAGGATAAGAAATAGAGGTCCTTTAAGCGTCGATATTATATTTTTAGTTTTCATAGGTATACCCTGCAAATAAACATCCCCTTATAATATGATTATAAGGGGATGTGGCTTTAATCGCAAGTGAAATTTATTAGTTCTACTGTTCCGGAAAGCCCTCGTTTATTATGGCGGGCGGACACCAGATACTTGCTTCGTTGTCGGTAATCTTCATTAGCCGGTTATTGCCCGCGAATTTAAACTCGAGATCCAATACCACTTTATATAGGCCCGGACGAGCAGCCCATGGAATGTAATACGTATCTTGAAGAATGATATTTGTTCCGTCACTTAGAGTTATCGGCTCGTAAGATGCGAAGTTCTCTGTTGGGCTGCCGGGCAGAATTTCACCGGTGTCGCAATATTTCTGGATGGTTGTGACGTTTAAGTTCTCGATGGTTTCAGGGGTATTGCCTTCTATATCAGTCAAGTTTGTCAGAGTGATGTCCTGATACATATTTGTGCCGATGTAGTAGGCAGGATATAGACCTTGGTCAAGGAAAATGTAATTCAGATATTCAAAGTCAACATCAAAGGGCCATATTGATGATGACATAAGATCAACTGATCCTTTATTAGGTGCTGGCGGAGGAGGATTAGTCTCCGCGGCCCATATTTTGCCACTGCCTTCGTAGTTAGGATCTGTAATTAACGGCATATCTTTTGCGGAGTGCTTTATTGATTCCCAAAGGTAGCCGTTATTCACGTCAATGTTATGTTGTCGAGCATACTGGAGTTGGAGGGCAAGCAATCCCGCTACGTGAGGAGCTGCAGCAGATGTTCCAGAGGCCAACCATACTGAATTATCAGCGCCTACTACATAAACCCGCTCCGCGGGTGCAACTATGTCCGCGCCACCATTCGACACAATATGATTTTGACCTATCCAACGGTCCAAAAGCGTTTGATCTTCAGCATGTCCGCCTGCGGAGATTACATTGTCAAACCTTGCTGGATAGTTTGAATTAATACCGCCGTCATTGCCTGAAGCAGCCACAAGAATTACTCCATTATTGTATGCATTATTACACGCGTTCTCCATCAGTGTCTTTAGTTGCTCCCAGCCAATTCCACCTTCGACACTTCCGACACTCATCGATATGATATCAGCTTTATGCGGCTCTGTACTTGCCCATTCTATGCCGGAAATAAGATTAGTCAATAAGAACCCTTGCGCATCACTCTCTCCTATCCTAACAGAATAATAACTCGCGTTATACGCAACACCAACAATCTGATTTACACCTTCGCCTACGGCGATAGAAGCAACACCAGTTCCGTGGTCTTCTGTTTGATCTAAATGAGGCATCGGATCGGTATCATTATAGACAAAGTCATACCCGCCTAAATAGTGATCATTTAAATTTTCAAGGGTATAATTTACACCCATGTCAATTATTGCTATCTTAATGCCTGTCCCGTCAAGGTTATAATTATCCCACGCAGCTTGGGAGTTTAGCCCTGCTTCCAAGTTATTCCACCTGACAGTTACAGTTCCAGTGTATGAAAGAGCCACCATTTCATCCACTTCTTCCCGCCAACCACTTAAGGTTTGAGCATAGACGTCTTTTGCAACACTAAGCTTTGAGCGATATTCACCAAGTAAGCGTCGAAATTCCGCGTAATATTCCCTCAAGAGCTTGTTGCGCTTTGCAACGAGAGTGTAATATGCGGGTGTTTTTGTCCTGCCCTTGCGTCGATAATTATCCAAGAGTTTAGCGTAGCGAATGATCGTTTTCCTTTTCATGAAAAGTTCGCGAAGTGATGTCAGGTATTCCCGGCGCATCTGTTTAATGGTAATGCGATATTCTCCTTTTATTCTTTGGAAGTATTCTTTCTTAAAACGATTGAATAGTGCAAGCTCTTCGGGATCGCGCTCTTTGCCGCCCTCAGGCAATTCCATCAGTATATCAGGGGTTACCCCTTTTATAGTTTCTTCCTGTTTGATCAATTCTATATTTTCCTGCGGGATTTCACATACAAGGGCTTTTGAAGTGCTAAATGCGCGGATTATAGTGCCGTTATATTTCTCAACCAACGAAGGATCTACTACTGCATCATCTTTAAATATTACAATTACTCTTTCTTTCCCTTGGCTTTGGAGTTCTTGAAGATATGCTTCTGTGGAAGATTGTTGGTTCTCAGCAAATGCGGACGAAGAAGCAACTAGGCATAAAAATACTATAGAAATGAAAAATCCCCTTTTTTTCATGGCCCTTTACCTCTTTTTTGTGCCGAAAACGAAGAAATGCTATAGCATCTCCCTTTCTTATGCTATAACAATGCTGCAATTAAAGTGTATCACGAGAACTTATCTCTGTCAAGGCTAAAAACGAAAAGAAAAAAAACCGCATATTTTTTAAAAAATATGCGGTTTGAGGTTAGTGAGGCATTTATATATTTTCTATTAAGGTGTTTCTCTTCCCCATCTATCAAACCCAATCCTCGCAAATTCTTCTTCGGTTACACACCTTGCTGCGCCGTCGCCCCCTACATATATTACAAAGGGATTATGCCATTTAAAAGTAGCGTCCGCAAGCGTGATATCTTCCGGATCCTTAATTCCGGCCGATTCGCTTATAAAATACAGGATACTTTCCGAAGAAGCCCCTTTAATATCCTGTAATGAAGCCGGTGTCTCGGACCACCCTGTAAAAGATGTCTCTTCTCCCCGCGGGTCATTCGGGTCAATAAGTACGCGAGGATCATCAAGGTAACCTGTCGTTACCAAATCCATTACTGCGCTAGGAAGCTGCCCGTTATGGTCGTCTGCGTACATATGGGCCGCTAGTCCTATTTCGTTGCCGAATTTCGTGGCAACGGCCCTCCTAGCGCTCTCCCTGGCACCCCTTACAGCAGGTGTTATAAGAGCTACGAGAACGCCTATTATTGCGATTACTACCAGTAATTCAACCAACGTAAAGCCTCTATTTCTCGTTTTCATTGTACTCGCCTCCTCAGGGGCCAGGGCTGGTTGATTTATACCTTTTTTGCCTGACCAATAAGTATACCTTGCGATTAAGCGTTTGTCAAGCTAGATTTTGCATACCTAACGGCGTTGATGATTGTAACTATATATATTACAACAAGTTACATTATTAAAACTTATTTTAAAAGACCATAAAAAAGTTAATCTTCTTTACCTTTATAGAGCTTATTCTCGAGTTCCCAGATCCTGGCTTTATGAATCAGGATAGACTCATAGAGTATAATCGCAAGCACTATGACATCAAAGGCATTCCACATTACGTTATAGAGGAGTAATACAAAAGAAGTTGCCACATAAATGACAATGGCCGCAAAAAGTATTAAGGCCCCGTTACCTACTGTATTTTTATAAAATAGGAGTCCTAGAATAACGCTTGCCACGAATAATATGGCAAAATGCACCCTAGTCGGTGTCTCAATAAGAAAATACGAATACACAAAAGAATTGATTATGTTTGCGAAGATCAGGCCGCCCGGTACTCTGCCTATAGGGCTATTGTGCTGATCGGGCCTGGCCTGCGAGGTAGAAGTCAAAAGCGCGATTTTGCCTTGAAGTAAATCCGTTTTAAAATCCCCTTTGAGAAACTTCCAAGCAGGGATAACAGGCATCTGATCCATAGTGTAAAGGTAATTAATGGGTATCTGGTTATGCATATTTAGCGGAACTTTTATTGAATCCTCTTTCGAGAAAAAATACATAGTGCGTGCCGATTTATTTAAAGCGAACGTCTTTGTCTGCATATCCCGATATATCAAGGCTGCCGTTATAGGAAGCGGCATCTTCTGAATTGACCACTCCGGCTCGAACGTCGGAGGGATAACTGTTCTTACCGCATCATTGCCTGAATTCGCCATGACATCGGCACGACCGTAGTCCATGCATGCCTTTATTATTTCATCATCCATTATCATGGGGCCGGTATCTTTGACCAGGTAAGCCATAAGCACATTACCGGTTTTTTTAATCGTCTCTATCAGGACGCCTCTCTGAGCGTGAGGATTCTTGGGATTAAATACAGGAGCTATATCGACCACAATAATTTTAGGCTTACATTTCGAAATACCCTCTATGGTGCCCGCCATAAATACAGGATGAGAAACAATATCCCCCTCGGTTCTTAGCAATGATTCGTCATCTACGGCAATCATAACTACTGCGCTTTCCTTAGGATAGTCTGGCCTGTAATGGGCATTGAAGGCGAGCCTTGGCTTAAAAAAGAGGTCCATGAATTTCGTCTTTGCAGATAGAAACGGCGGGATAAGAAGTTGACAAGCGACAACAAGCGCATATAGAGTTATGATTAGCAGTCCTGCCAATGCGATCTTCGTCGGAACGAAATCTTTTTTATTCAATTTATGAAAATCTAGCCTCAACCGCATGTTTACTGGCCACCCATGTAATAGTTTTAATATTTAAGGAAAGTATACCAGATAACCTATTGATTTACAAGAGGAAGTGGGAAATTGCCGATGAGCTACTGTGGGAATTTTATGGAAGCGAATAACCCTTGCCTTCGCAGGCAGGATTTTGGGAGATATAATCGACATCAAAGTCAGGGTATTCGTATAAATTGCCTGGTACGGGCGTACGTTCTTCCTGTATAGCATCACACCAGATGTCGTGGGTATTATTGTAGAAGTCGTTGCCTACGATATTTACGATCCTATTACTAAGCAATGTGCCGTCTTCATAGGTAATATGAACGCCTGAGTCAGATGAATCGGTTATAATGTTGTCTTGGATAAGCGGATTCTCCTTGTGCATTCGCAGTAATATGCCGCAATCATTCGCTACAAAAGTATTGTTCCTAATCTGACCTAAGATTTGTCCGCCGAAGGCCTGTGAGAAGAGATTTACGCCTACATCAGTATTCATAATGAGGTTGTTTTCTATCGTCGGATATTTATCGCTACTTTCATACATATTCCATACCTGGATACCTTTTCCAAAAGTTTCTGCAAAGATATCCGGATTAGGTTTTATAATACAGCTTATAACGCTTACTTCAGAATCTATCACAGTAATACCGGCATCTGTCAACAGCTTCAAATCAAAATAGTGATCACTAGAGTAATTGATCTGGGCCCCTTCGTTATAAAGGATGCTAACATCTCTTATTGTGGCACTTGTTTCGGTAAGAGTTATATTACCTTTTATTATGGTTGTAAGCCTGTCTTCGCCTCTTATTATAATACCGGCCCTCTCTTCCGGTATTATAAGGTCTCCCACGTACTCCCCTGAATAGACATATATCACATAACCTGTCGGAGCATTGTTAATGCCTTCTTGAATTGTAGCGTAGTCTGGATTCGGACCTCCTATTTTGACGACAGTGTCATCTTCCACTGTAACGATAAGCTCATCTATAGCCGGGCCATTTCCTCCAAGATCCCATACTGATAAGGTAACTGTATATACTCCTGATGCCGCATAAACATGCGACACTTGCGCTCCATCTTGTTCGGGTGAACCATCACCAAAGTTCCATCTGTAAATTGCTATTCCGCTATTATCATGCGAAAGCGATCCGTCAAAATATACCGTATCGTCTTTAAATACTGTTTGATCGGATCCAGCATAAGCGGTAGGAAATTCTGGATCTAAGGCAACAGCTACAACGATTGCCTCACTCTCGTTATAATCCTTATCCTGGGCCGACAGCACTACAATATTGGAGCCTGTTGCCAATGGATAATTATAAGACCAGTTTGTTTCTTCGTTAAGTGGTATCACTTCTGCACCGTTTATCACGATAGACGTTCCTGAAGCCTTGTCACCCGATAATGCAATAGGTGTAGCGTTAGTAACCTCTGGTACTTGATTTAACGTTGGCGTAATTGACGTACTATAGTTAACAAATGCAATATTATCTATATAAATCGTTCCTGACATAGGCACATTAAAAACAAACTTAACTTCCACAAGATTAGTTAAATCTAAATTCATGTTTTTATTTTTAAAATCTAAAAGCGGGATATTGACTCTTTGCCAATTTGTTGATACCGTAATATAGCTCTCTAAGTCCAATTGGCAGCTAGTGCCGCCGGAATCATTATGTTCTTTTAATCCTATATCAGGTCGTTCTCCGCCAACAGCGCCTTTTATATAAAAAGTAAGCGTATCCTCGGATGAAACGTTGACACCATTTAATGCAGCAGTCCACCCGCACCAGGCACCTGACGGCACATTATACGTAATGTAAAGGCTTTTTCCCGAGCCGCCAAAAGGATTGGTAGTCTCATAACCCGGAGTTATGCTGGCGCCAGAACCCCATACATAATTAGGGCCTGAAAGGGCATTCGTTGCTATATTATCGTTGAAATTATCGACATAAAGAGAAGCGGGCTTCTCATCTAATGTAACGCTATCAATATAAATAACTCCAGTTCCACTGCCGATTGTCTGCTCAAATATTAGCGAGAGATTACTCAGTTTATCCCAATCAGTAACGGCCCTAAATGCGGCAAACGGTATTGATACCTTTTGCCATTCAGTAGTTACACCGCGCAATAGATAATCGGTTATCATAATCTTTGTCTCGTGCGAGGCAAAATCTTTTAAGCCCACTTTAAATATCTCGCCGCCTGTCTGGCCTTTGACCCAAAAACTCAATGTACTGTATTTTCTTGCGTCAAGATTCTGAAGCGCGCAGTTAAAGGAGCCATACGAACCTACCCCTGTGATATTGTACGCTATCTT
This Candidatus Omnitrophota bacterium DNA region includes the following protein-coding sequences:
- a CDS encoding CHASE2 domain-containing protein, whose amino-acid sequence is MKTKNIISTLKGPLFLILIGVVLFTAYFRIFIYSPIIRSGRLKSSDYLFQLRHQDCQSRAKDKLPPKDIVMVAIDETSYYNLKISRPWSREIFTELLDKINQDGPKVIVLDINLFGQSGVSWGNTEIDQKFADTIKRCGNVVLLAFYGKEEGERLYFGPENMFAEASAAYGATGAVTDPDGLIRRLKIYSLVYNDKNPVNIAFEVKSALRYMDVPYDTFTNGGRVVTFKSKYRDVNLPVDDKNRMLINYVSDFNDIKNIPIWKVLEGDFPAKTFKGKLVLVCDTGKSFHDIHQTPFGYRAGGLVIANVLNSIISSNHVKEVNPALAFSVVALLYILCFILFYHIEDALKGLLSLLVVIGVFLGVVFSLFMKYGIVWQPFDVLVLLPTLFFAMTLYRNQVERLVTDKINALANMDSLTSLYNYWYFLPAINAAVEEGPFKPKSSLLAIKIVNIERISSDLDFEKSESMHKKIGVSLKAKAKEIKKSFASYLELGEFAIFLPKIDSGQALGIAGSLKDTIKNTNFGIMEEHLKPVIAIGVSTISLKSFPKTGDELIESARLAAKRAEEIGANKVCRYNPEIDGTEFEPDITSGEKAIGEEYGPTAKVLEQKNRGLVELLRRYVMQLKKTKKANVDTLYAVVEAQEKRDPPTGGHAKRAAELVKKVGQKLKMPQDKLELLEEMTLLHDIGKINIDDSILRKPGKLTDEERSIIEMHTEASIDILGKSEHFRGLLDAIRDHHERLDGSGYPRGLKGDRISLEAQLMAIVDVYDALTAIDRPYRKAATPKEAVEEFISHPEKYNQKVALALKEVLEEEGKLI
- a CDS encoding S8/S53 family peptidase, which encodes MKKRGFFISIVFLCLVASSSAFAENQQSSTEAYLQELQSQGKERVIVIFKDDAVVDPSLVEKYNGTIIRAFSTSKALVCEIPQENIELIKQEETIKGVTPDILMELPEGGKERDPEELALFNRFKKEYFQRIKGEYRITIKQMRREYLTSLRELFMKRKTIIRYAKLLDNYRRKGRTKTPAYYTLVAKRNKLLREYYAEFRRLLGEYRSKLSVAKDVYAQTLSGWREEVDEMVALSYTGTVTVRWNNLEAGLNSQAAWDNYNLDGTGIKIAIIDMGVNYTLENLNDHYLGGYDFVYNDTDPMPHLDQTEDHGTGVASIAVGEGVNQIVGVAYNASYYSVRIGESDAQGFLLTNLISGIEWASTEPHKADIISMSVGSVEGGIGWEQLKTLMENACNNAYNNGVILVAASGNDGGINSNYPARFDNVISAGGHAEDQTLLDRWIGQNHIVSNGGADIVAPAERVYVVGADNSVWLASGTSAAAPHVAGLLALQLQYARQHNIDVNNGYLWESIKHSAKDMPLITDPNYEGSGKIWAAETNPPPPAPNKGSVDLMSSSIWPFDVDFEYLNYIFLDQGLYPAYYIGTNMYQDITLTNLTDIEGNTPETIENLNVTTIQKYCDTGEILPGSPTENFASYEPITLSDGTNIILQDTYYIPWAARPGLYKVVLDLEFKFAGNNRLMKITDNEASIWCPPAIINEGFPEQ
- a CDS encoding CHASE2 domain-containing protein, with translation MRLRLDFHKLNKKDFVPTKIALAGLLIITLYALVVACQLLIPPFLSAKTKFMDLFFKPRLAFNAHYRPDYPKESAVVMIAVDDESLLRTEGDIVSHPVFMAGTIEGISKCKPKIIVVDIAPVFNPKNPHAQRGVLIETIKKTGNVLMAYLVKDTGPMIMDDEIIKACMDYGRADVMANSGNDAVRTVIPPTFEPEWSIQKMPLPITAALIYRDMQTKTFALNKSARTMYFFSKEDSIKVPLNMHNQIPINYLYTMDQMPVIPAWKFLKGDFKTDLLQGKIALLTSTSQARPDQHNSPIGRVPGGLIFANIINSFVYSYFLIETPTRVHFAILFVASVILGLLFYKNTVGNGALILFAAIVIYVATSFVLLLYNVMWNAFDVIVLAIILYESILIHKARIWELENKLYKGKED
- a CDS encoding PKD domain-containing protein — its product is MTPNELHVDDFNDGTKPNLLGGDMGVFDSQDGSSCMTTYIDNPGIVLGGWGYSMQLDYDVLYGSSFAGYWTAFNNMDLSMYNTLEFWIRGAAGGEKFTFYLKDFHGNESKLDIANYLPDGITTSWQKVTIPLSDFKGIVTWNEMDSFVITFEGMIGSGQGRIYIDNIRFVSGYIPIDNFDAAMPLNTPGSPYWSFANGAAIQAGYISDGAYGGDGYSLKITYDGVTPDTSCGWILTLGGIDASNLNMLGFYAKGLVGGEYFNVYLSDGSKRVCVDIRDYLTLENDWHYVKIALNDFAKQGLDLSNLERLEIVFEWKTMEGTIYIDNIEFSNKLFKEPSIGPVRTIGQNLLVRGKLFTVRGVGYQPTPIGYYPYDKGDGSPYMDVFADTPYNRDMWSRDFAYLRNMGCNTIRTWGKVTNRAFLDASYNNGTSPVYVIMGIWLDYTKDYSIPENRRQAIAEFAQYVQTYKDHPAVLAWAIGNEDNYWYAGVMKGLYTLINEMARKAYEIEGPTYHPVMFPSRDLLYIGDESVRAEDTAMNYLDIWAANTYRGSSFGDLFIDYQFRSIKPLLISEYGIDAWDNIASTEYENTQASCAVNLWNEIAANLNFCIGGTIMEYSDEWWKDDDLGSAPDSHDYGGYEDEAHPDGFSNEEWWGIMRPVDNGPYPNLNIMEPRQAYYDLKDKWVKDFLIDDFNDGTDPNIVGGATSTYATTGATCSRSYYNENPANVLGGSGYSVKIAYNITGVGSYGSFNCALQNLDARKYSTLSFWVKGQTGGEIFKVGLKDFASHETKIMITDYLLRGVTTEWQKVSIPFAAFRAVTDWDKLSNLSLIFEQTIGSGTGVIYIDSVTLDEKPASLYVDNFNDNIATNALSGPNYVWGSGASITPGYETTNPFGGSGKSLYITYNVPSGAWCGWTAALNGVNVSSEDTLTFYIKGAVGGERPDIGLKEHNDSGGTSCQLDLESYITVSTNWQRVNIPLLDFKNKNMNLDLTNLVEVKFVFNVPMSGTIYIDNIAFVNYSTSITPTLNQVPEVTNATPIALSGDKASGTSIVINGAEVIPLNEETNWSYNYPLATGSNIVVLSAQDKDYNESEAIVVAVALDPEFPTAYAGSDQTVFKDDTVYFDGSLSHDNSGIAIYRWNFGDGSPEQDGAQVSHVYAASGVYTVTLSVWDLGGNGPAIDELIVTVEDDTVVKIGGPNPDYATIQEGINNAPTGYVIYVYSGEYVGDLIIPEERAGIIIRGEDRLTTIIKGNITLTETSATIRDVSILYNEGAQINYSSDHYFDLKLLTDAGITVIDSEVSVISCIIKPNPDIFAETFGKGIQVWNMYESSDKYPTIENNLIMNTDVGVNLFSQAFGGQILGQIRNNTFVANDCGILLRMHKENPLIQDNIITDSSDSGVHITYEDGTLLSNRIVNIVGNDFYNNTHDIWCDAIQEERTPVPGNLYEYPDFDVDYISQNPACEGKGYSLP